Proteins from a genomic interval of Roseimicrobium gellanilyticum:
- a CDS encoding PVC-type heme-binding CxxCH protein, which translates to MKRFIIPALTLAFGAAGFLQSQLQAADAKKSIVMIAGKPSHGPGQHEHNAGVQLLAKCLKESGLPVEPTVLLNGQWPTPEVLAKADAILIYSDGGGGHPALQENRLEQLDKEMKRGAGFVCLHYAVEPTIPKGNKEFVDWLGGAFEINWSVNPHWDANFKELPKHPISNGVKPFSTNDEWYFHMRFRRNMEGVTPILSDVPPDSTMSRKDGSHSGNPAVREEVAAKKPQHVAWAVEREGGGRGFGFTGGHFHKGWGNEDQRKLVLNAIAWASKAEVPAEGVPSKVTEDDLKANLDPKPGQGLPEKPKAPAATPAPAAPAKQAAAPQGGAKPLFKKEISKATGVSEIKVDLAGAKELYLVVHEGEDGIACDWVNWIEPTLVMEDGARTKLSDVKMKQATSGWGGVVINRNTGGGDMVVEGYTPKSKSGRLLGIGTHSNSTIAFDLPAGVKSFEASVALDAGGTKQSQDNKAVAMVFTSAPAPALVQGGSSGGGKPHGFAEAKEQMDGFTTPKGLKASLFAAEPMVQNPTNLDIDPKGRVWIAESVNYRATMKAWGILRPEGDRVVIVEDTNGDGEADKETTFYQSKDVTNALGICVLPNPSGKGTHVLLSASPNLWLLTDADGDDKAEKADIILKVGGNFDHDHNLHAVVFGPDGKYYFNFGNEGRKLMYPDGTTVVDLTGREITDGGKPYRQGMIFRCDIDLNAAKVSKVETLAHNFRNNYEVCVDSFGAAWQSDNDDDGNKGVRINAILDYGNYGYTDELTGAGWRTERTNIETEIPLRHWYQNDPGSIPNLLQTGSGSPTGILINEGTALGKQFAGELIHCDAGPRTVRAYPVKKSGAGYTAEMVDILTTNDTWYRPADVCIAPDGSLFVADWYDPGVGGHNMGDNIGDKIRGRIYRVAPEGLAWKVAAPDFNSVAGCIEALKSPNGSTRYVAWNKLYEMLQGPAITKTVTKDKDGNESVSMKLDTAKGAVSDAEKALQQLYTNGTSRQRARALHLLIRIPGKARQYLDPALKDGDADIRATAVRELRLASILVSAEAPKSSVAGTFPHIFKSGENAADVLGALVAGESNKQVLREYAITLRVVEPPQPSTSTQLEKENPANGKPGKVEIVDAAAVDKVPAVWIALAKKHDGNDRWYVEALGIGAMGREDACLTAWLDAVGKDGWNGPAGRDIVWRMRSSASAPLLAALLTNAKSDETSLPRYLRAFDFIPASEEKNVALLKVATGNEKRIAVAGEALKRLRNTPYKDKPEVQSALESALASAKGTPTYIEMVEDFGITGKNAELLEAALKDIKDPRAQDAVKLLLKQPEGRKLLGDTLAGKDAENLIALLGASGDKGAVKLLSDIVTDAQRDAAVRSGAVKALSLSVPGATAMVEMSEGAKFPEDMKANAGTALSMVQYPGISERVAKAFPTPQVAGGKTLPPIAELVKLKGDVAKGKAIYAKAESSCTLCHRIGDTGAEFGPGLSEIGSKLGKDVLFESILNPNAGVSMGFETWSITLKNGQSAMGIVRSETNDQLVLALPGGVANTFEKRLIDKREKLPMSMMPTGLQALFSQDDLVNLVEYLVSLKAKTVKK; encoded by the coding sequence ATGAAACGATTCATCATCCCCGCCCTCACTCTGGCGTTCGGCGCGGCTGGCTTCCTCCAGTCGCAACTCCAGGCCGCCGATGCGAAGAAATCCATCGTCATGATTGCCGGCAAGCCGTCCCACGGCCCCGGTCAGCATGAACACAACGCCGGCGTGCAGCTCCTGGCCAAGTGCCTGAAGGAGAGCGGCCTTCCGGTCGAGCCCACCGTGCTCCTCAACGGCCAGTGGCCCACCCCTGAGGTACTGGCCAAGGCCGACGCTATCCTCATCTATTCCGACGGCGGTGGTGGACACCCGGCGCTGCAGGAGAACCGCCTCGAACAGCTCGACAAGGAGATGAAGCGCGGCGCGGGTTTTGTGTGCCTGCACTACGCCGTGGAGCCCACCATCCCGAAGGGGAACAAGGAGTTCGTCGACTGGCTCGGTGGCGCTTTTGAGATCAACTGGAGCGTGAACCCACATTGGGACGCGAATTTCAAGGAACTGCCGAAGCACCCGATCAGCAACGGCGTGAAGCCCTTCTCCACCAATGACGAGTGGTATTTTCACATGCGCTTCCGCCGGAACATGGAAGGTGTGACACCCATCCTGAGCGATGTGCCGCCGGACAGCACCATGAGCCGCAAGGACGGCTCCCACAGCGGCAACCCCGCCGTGCGTGAGGAAGTCGCGGCGAAGAAGCCCCAGCACGTCGCCTGGGCTGTGGAGCGTGAAGGTGGCGGACGCGGGTTCGGTTTCACCGGGGGCCACTTTCACAAGGGCTGGGGAAACGAAGATCAGCGCAAGCTGGTACTCAATGCCATTGCCTGGGCTTCGAAGGCCGAAGTGCCTGCCGAGGGCGTGCCCTCCAAGGTGACTGAGGACGACCTCAAGGCCAACCTGGATCCGAAGCCCGGCCAGGGTCTTCCTGAGAAGCCCAAGGCTCCAGCCGCTACTCCCGCCCCCGCCGCGCCTGCCAAGCAGGCCGCGGCCCCTCAGGGCGGCGCGAAGCCGCTCTTCAAGAAGGAAATCAGCAAGGCGACCGGGGTGAGCGAGATCAAGGTGGATCTCGCTGGCGCGAAGGAACTGTACCTCGTGGTGCACGAGGGGGAAGATGGCATTGCGTGTGACTGGGTGAACTGGATTGAACCCACACTGGTGATGGAAGACGGCGCCCGCACGAAGCTCTCCGATGTGAAGATGAAGCAGGCCACCAGCGGCTGGGGCGGTGTGGTAATCAATCGCAACACCGGCGGCGGCGACATGGTTGTGGAAGGCTACACGCCCAAGAGCAAGTCCGGCCGTCTGCTGGGCATCGGCACGCACTCGAATTCCACCATCGCTTTTGATCTCCCTGCAGGAGTGAAGTCATTCGAGGCATCCGTCGCACTCGATGCCGGTGGTACGAAGCAGTCCCAAGATAACAAGGCCGTGGCCATGGTGTTTACCTCCGCTCCTGCCCCCGCCCTTGTGCAGGGTGGTTCCAGTGGTGGAGGCAAGCCCCATGGATTCGCCGAGGCCAAGGAACAGATGGATGGCTTCACCACGCCGAAGGGCCTGAAGGCCTCCCTCTTCGCCGCGGAGCCGATGGTGCAGAATCCGACCAACCTCGATATCGATCCGAAGGGTCGGGTGTGGATTGCCGAGAGTGTGAACTACCGTGCCACCATGAAGGCGTGGGGTATCCTGCGTCCGGAAGGCGACCGCGTGGTGATCGTGGAAGACACCAATGGCGATGGAGAAGCGGACAAGGAAACCACCTTCTATCAGAGCAAGGACGTCACGAATGCGCTCGGCATCTGCGTGCTGCCGAATCCTTCTGGGAAGGGTACCCATGTGCTGCTCAGCGCTTCACCCAATCTCTGGTTGCTGACCGATGCTGACGGCGATGACAAGGCGGAGAAGGCCGACATCATTCTCAAGGTGGGCGGTAACTTCGACCACGATCACAACTTGCATGCCGTCGTCTTCGGACCAGACGGGAAGTACTATTTCAACTTCGGCAATGAAGGCCGGAAGCTGATGTATCCGGACGGCACGACCGTGGTGGATCTCACGGGCCGCGAAATTACCGATGGTGGCAAACCTTACCGCCAGGGCATGATCTTCCGCTGCGACATCGATCTCAACGCAGCCAAGGTGAGCAAGGTGGAAACACTCGCGCACAACTTCCGCAACAACTACGAGGTGTGCGTCGACTCCTTTGGCGCGGCCTGGCAGTCGGACAACGATGATGACGGCAACAAGGGCGTGCGCATCAATGCCATCCTCGACTACGGCAATTACGGCTATACGGACGAACTCACCGGCGCAGGCTGGCGCACCGAGCGCACCAACATCGAGACGGAGATTCCTCTTCGTCACTGGTACCAGAATGACCCTGGTTCCATCCCGAACCTCCTGCAGACCGGCAGTGGCTCACCCACGGGCATCCTCATCAATGAAGGCACTGCGCTCGGGAAACAGTTCGCCGGTGAGCTGATTCACTGCGATGCCGGTCCCCGTACCGTGCGTGCTTATCCCGTGAAAAAGTCTGGCGCTGGCTACACAGCGGAGATGGTGGACATCCTCACCACGAACGACACCTGGTACCGTCCCGCAGATGTGTGCATCGCGCCGGATGGTTCACTCTTCGTCGCGGACTGGTACGACCCAGGTGTGGGTGGTCACAACATGGGTGATAACATCGGGGACAAGATCCGCGGACGCATCTACCGCGTGGCTCCAGAAGGGCTGGCGTGGAAAGTCGCTGCTCCGGATTTCAACAGCGTGGCGGGATGCATCGAAGCTCTGAAGTCTCCAAACGGCAGCACCCGCTACGTCGCCTGGAACAAGCTGTATGAAATGCTCCAGGGTCCCGCGATCACCAAGACGGTGACCAAGGACAAGGATGGCAACGAAAGCGTGAGCATGAAGCTCGACACGGCGAAGGGGGCGGTGAGCGACGCGGAGAAGGCTCTTCAGCAGCTCTACACGAATGGGACCTCCCGCCAGCGTGCGCGTGCATTGCACCTGCTCATCCGCATTCCTGGCAAGGCACGCCAGTACCTTGACCCTGCACTGAAGGATGGCGATGCGGATATCCGTGCCACAGCCGTGCGTGAGTTGCGCCTCGCTTCCATCCTGGTGTCAGCAGAGGCTCCGAAGAGCAGCGTGGCGGGCACCTTCCCGCATATCTTCAAGAGCGGTGAAAACGCTGCGGATGTGCTTGGTGCGCTCGTTGCCGGCGAATCAAACAAGCAGGTGCTGCGCGAGTATGCCATCACCCTGCGTGTGGTGGAGCCGCCACAACCTTCCACCAGCACGCAGCTGGAGAAGGAGAACCCCGCCAATGGCAAGCCCGGCAAGGTGGAAATCGTCGACGCCGCTGCCGTGGACAAGGTCCCTGCGGTGTGGATTGCACTGGCGAAGAAGCACGATGGCAACGATCGCTGGTATGTGGAAGCACTTGGCATCGGGGCCATGGGCCGCGAAGACGCCTGCTTGACGGCGTGGCTGGATGCCGTGGGCAAGGATGGCTGGAATGGTCCTGCAGGCCGCGACATCGTCTGGCGCATGCGCAGCAGCGCGAGCGCACCACTGCTGGCAGCCCTCCTCACGAACGCGAAGTCGGATGAGACCAGCCTTCCGCGCTACCTGCGGGCGTTTGACTTCATTCCCGCCAGTGAAGAGAAGAACGTCGCCCTGCTGAAGGTTGCCACTGGCAATGAGAAGCGCATCGCTGTAGCGGGAGAGGCGCTCAAGCGTCTGCGTAACACACCTTACAAGGACAAGCCGGAGGTGCAGTCGGCATTGGAAAGCGCTCTCGCATCTGCGAAGGGCACTCCAACCTACATCGAGATGGTGGAAGATTTTGGTATCACCGGAAAGAATGCGGAACTGCTCGAAGCCGCGCTGAAAGACATCAAGGATCCACGTGCGCAGGATGCCGTGAAGCTCCTGCTCAAGCAGCCGGAGGGCCGCAAGCTTCTGGGTGACACACTCGCAGGCAAGGATGCGGAGAACCTCATCGCGCTGCTCGGTGCGAGCGGCGACAAGGGCGCGGTGAAGCTGCTCAGCGACATCGTGACGGATGCGCAGCGTGATGCTGCTGTTCGTTCCGGTGCGGTGAAAGCCCTCTCCCTGAGTGTGCCCGGTGCTACCGCGATGGTTGAGATGTCCGAAGGTGCCAAGTTCCCCGAGGACATGAAGGCGAACGCCGGCACGGCTCTCAGCATGGTGCAGTACCCCGGCATCAGTGAGCGCGTGGCCAAGGCCTTCCCCACACCGCAAGTGGCCGGCGGCAAGACGCTTCCGCCCATCGCGGAACTCGTGAAGCTGAAGGGCGATGTCGCGAAGGGCAAGGCCATCTACGCGAAAGCGGAGAGCTCCTGCACCCTGTGCCATCGCATTGGTGACACAGGCGCCGAATTCGGCCCTGGCCTCAGCGAGATTGGCTCCAAGCTTGGCAAGGATGTGCTCTTCGAATCCATCCTCAATCCCAACGCCGGTGTGAGCATGGGCTTCGAAACGTGGAGCATCACCCTGAAGAATGGTCAGAGCGCGATGGGCATTGTCCGCAGCGAGACGAATGACCAACTCGTGCTCGCCCTGCCCGGCGGCGTGGCGAATACGTTTGAGAAGCGCCTCATCGACAAGCGCGAGAAGCTTCCCATGTCCATGATGCCCACCGGCCTGCAGGCCCTGTTCTCGCAGGATGATTTGGTGAACCTCGTGGAGTACCTCGTGAGCCTGAAGGCGAAGACGGTGAAGAAGTAG
- a CDS encoding winged helix-turn-helix transcriptional regulator has product MKPLSDYEQKHDRLADDCPVRAALDVIRGRWKPSILFELKSGRKRFSDIQSALPEVTAQALTVQLRQLEADGIVNRKVFAEVPQRVEYSLSKHGRALSNVMDALEKWGIEHQKKQAVTEGEAAEPV; this is encoded by the coding sequence ATGAAGCCGCTTTCCGACTACGAGCAGAAGCATGACCGGTTGGCCGATGACTGCCCCGTGCGCGCGGCCCTGGACGTCATCCGCGGTCGCTGGAAGCCTTCCATTCTTTTTGAGCTGAAGTCAGGGCGGAAACGTTTTTCTGATATCCAGAGTGCCCTGCCAGAAGTCACGGCGCAGGCACTCACGGTGCAGCTTCGCCAGCTCGAAGCGGACGGCATTGTGAACCGCAAGGTCTTTGCCGAGGTGCCTCAGCGCGTGGAGTACTCGCTAAGCAAGCACGGCCGCGCGCTCTCGAATGTGATGGATGCATTAGAGAAGTGGGGCATCGAGCATCAAAAGAAACAGGCGGTGACCGAGGGCGAAGCCGCCGAGCCGGTTTGA
- a CDS encoding FMN-dependent NADH-azoreductase: MKKKPLLVINASGRVTRSVTRRLTKHFAEGWLARHPNASLVDRDVGTHPPTAITESFIAAAFTPASARTPEMHLELAQSDAMIHELFDAEAIVMGVPMYNFGMPAQLKAFFDQIIRVGRTFNFTGDAENPYQPLIPPKPLVLITSTGTGGYGPGEPYEHLNFLEPHLTSLLHFVGLSNITPVRVDFEEHKGEAFERSLAEAQERLDVILGSSADEVEALGAVAA; this comes from the coding sequence ATGAAGAAGAAACCACTGCTAGTCATCAATGCCAGCGGGCGCGTGACGCGCTCGGTCACCCGCCGCCTCACGAAGCATTTCGCGGAAGGGTGGCTCGCACGTCATCCGAACGCCTCACTGGTCGATCGCGATGTGGGCACGCATCCTCCCACGGCGATCACGGAGTCCTTCATCGCCGCTGCTTTCACGCCGGCTTCTGCACGCACACCGGAGATGCATCTGGAGCTCGCGCAGAGCGACGCGATGATTCATGAACTCTTCGATGCGGAAGCGATCGTGATGGGCGTGCCCATGTACAACTTCGGCATGCCTGCGCAGCTCAAAGCGTTCTTTGATCAGATCATCCGCGTGGGCCGCACTTTCAACTTCACCGGCGATGCTGAAAATCCGTACCAACCACTGATTCCACCGAAGCCACTGGTGCTGATCACCTCCACCGGCACGGGCGGCTATGGCCCCGGTGAGCCGTATGAGCATTTGAACTTCCTGGAGCCACACCTCACCTCCCTGCTCCACTTCGTCGGCCTTTCGAACATCACACCCGTGCGCGTGGATTTCGAAGAGCACAAAGGGGAAGCCTTCGAGCGTTCGCTGGCAGAGGCGCAGGAGCGGCTGGATGTTATTCTTGGGAGCTCAGCGGACGAGGTGGAAGCGCTGGGTGCTGTTGCAGCGTGA
- a CDS encoding metallophosphoesterase family protein, whose translation MRASDCTSGHRWTRRKLLRSAVGMTAGAMGIQHVSAATQEQPGFTFALLGDLHFDRLEHHDFQWLAASGKPDHSQILRYSELTSAVMPKLFSAVKQQVHTDKATLVLQVGDLVEGLCGSEALARKQNEESLAFVKDAALGAPFLFTKGNHDVTGPGSEEAFRDVFHPFLNTAAAPFAGKLEPDHACYAITHGNAHFLFFDAYSKKSLGWLEAALAACTRRHVCVVIHPPVVPYGARATWNLYAKDKTSREKLLTLLGRRETIVLGGHIHKYSTLQRRTEGGGRFVQVAVSSVISPGAVKAKDELGAQDYTGDQIKVEPKHSPDTEPQRRAVYDAERPWVSQFAYADLPGFAMVRVQGEQVSLRMHAGSSGEAWREVDLMKVLKA comes from the coding sequence ATGCGCGCATCTGATTGCACCTCAGGACATCGCTGGACACGACGGAAGCTCCTTCGCAGCGCGGTAGGCATGACGGCAGGCGCGATGGGAATCCAGCACGTGTCCGCCGCCACGCAGGAACAGCCCGGTTTCACATTTGCCCTGTTGGGCGACCTCCACTTTGATCGACTGGAGCATCACGATTTCCAGTGGCTCGCGGCGAGTGGAAAGCCAGACCATTCGCAAATCCTGCGCTACAGCGAACTGACGAGCGCAGTCATGCCGAAGCTCTTCTCCGCCGTGAAGCAACAGGTGCACACGGACAAGGCGACCCTGGTACTTCAGGTCGGCGACCTGGTGGAGGGACTGTGTGGGAGTGAGGCGCTCGCTCGAAAGCAGAACGAGGAATCCCTGGCGTTTGTGAAGGATGCGGCACTCGGCGCCCCGTTCCTCTTCACCAAAGGGAATCACGATGTGACCGGCCCTGGTTCGGAAGAAGCCTTTCGCGATGTGTTCCATCCCTTCTTGAATACCGCTGCGGCGCCTTTTGCCGGCAAGCTCGAGCCGGACCACGCCTGCTATGCCATCACGCATGGCAATGCGCATTTTCTTTTCTTCGACGCCTACTCGAAGAAGAGCTTGGGCTGGCTCGAAGCCGCGCTAGCAGCGTGTACTCGCCGGCATGTCTGTGTGGTCATTCATCCACCCGTGGTGCCCTATGGCGCGCGAGCCACATGGAATCTCTATGCGAAGGACAAGACCAGTCGCGAGAAGCTCCTCACATTGCTCGGACGCCGTGAGACAATCGTACTCGGTGGGCACATTCACAAGTACAGCACCCTGCAGCGACGCACGGAGGGCGGTGGCCGGTTCGTGCAAGTAGCCGTGAGCAGCGTGATCTCCCCCGGAGCGGTGAAGGCCAAGGATGAACTCGGCGCTCAAGACTACACGGGCGATCAAATCAAAGTGGAACCCAAACATTCACCTGACACCGAACCACAACGCCGTGCGGTGTACGATGCGGAGCGCCCGTGGGTGAGCCAGTTCGCCTATGCAGATCTCCCCGGCTTCGCCATGGTGCGCGTGCAGGGTGAGCAAGTGAGCCTGCGCATGCACGCAGGCTCATCAGGAGAAGCCTGGCGGGAGGTGGATTTGATGAAGGTGCTGAAAGCGTAA
- a CDS encoding DUF5069 domain-containing protein, whose protein sequence is MIDPPQRSPRVKVGGLFHFGRMLDKIRAHKCGALPEEYLPNLGLSLGLDGRLCSFLGIAFTDVCSRVEQGGTDEEILAWCCERSGFQLTEERAHIWNEYARKVGWNDLPGRFLRRVKAEDGLADRDDLVTAFEIIDFREGRVK, encoded by the coding sequence ATGATCGACCCACCCCAACGCAGCCCGCGCGTGAAAGTCGGCGGACTCTTCCACTTCGGTCGCATGCTCGACAAGATCCGCGCCCACAAGTGCGGTGCCTTACCGGAAGAGTACCTGCCCAACCTGGGTCTCAGCCTGGGGCTGGATGGCAGGCTGTGCTCCTTCCTTGGCATCGCTTTCACGGACGTGTGCTCACGCGTCGAGCAGGGTGGGACGGACGAGGAGATTCTGGCGTGGTGCTGCGAGCGTTCCGGCTTCCAGCTCACGGAGGAGCGGGCACACATCTGGAATGAGTATGCGCGCAAGGTGGGCTGGAATGATCTTCCCGGCCGCTTTCTGCGGAGGGTGAAGGCGGAAGATGGACTCGCGGATCGTGACGATCTCGTCACCGCCTTTGAGATCATCGACTTCCGCGAGGGGCGTGTGAAGTGA
- a CDS encoding 3-keto-disaccharide hydrolase, translated as MKRTRILSFSAALALALVSVASADEGKAIFNGKDLTGWEGNPELWSVQDGAITGTTKGATPEDKKSTLKHNTFLVWKAGTVGDFELTFKYRIVAGNSGVQYRSKELAKGEHGPVVSGYQADFEAGKTYSGILYEEKGRGILAKRGEKTTIKPGPDGKKPVVEVAGSVGNSDEIQASIKAEDWNEYKIVAKGNHLQHFINGKQTVDVTDEDSANAPKTGILALQIHAGPPMVVQFKDLLLKELK; from the coding sequence ATGAAACGCACCCGCATTCTCTCGTTCTCCGCAGCCCTCGCGCTGGCACTCGTGTCCGTGGCCTCCGCGGACGAAGGCAAGGCCATCTTCAATGGCAAGGACCTCACCGGCTGGGAGGGCAATCCCGAGCTCTGGAGCGTGCAGGACGGCGCCATCACCGGCACCACGAAGGGAGCCACGCCCGAGGACAAGAAGAGCACCCTGAAGCACAACACCTTCCTTGTGTGGAAGGCGGGCACCGTGGGTGACTTCGAGCTGACCTTCAAGTACCGCATCGTCGCGGGCAACAGCGGTGTGCAGTACCGCAGCAAGGAGCTGGCAAAGGGCGAGCACGGCCCGGTGGTCAGCGGCTACCAGGCCGACTTCGAAGCTGGCAAGACCTACAGCGGCATCCTCTACGAAGAGAAGGGTCGCGGCATCCTGGCCAAGCGCGGTGAGAAGACCACCATCAAACCCGGCCCGGATGGCAAGAAGCCGGTCGTGGAGGTGGCTGGCTCCGTGGGCAACAGCGATGAAATCCAGGCCTCCATCAAGGCGGAAGACTGGAACGAGTACAAGATCGTCGCCAAGGGCAACCACCTCCAGCACTTCATCAATGGCAAGCAGACTGTGGACGTGACCGATGAAGACAGCGCGAATGCCCCCAAGACGGGCATCCTCGCCCTGCAGATCCACGCCGGCCCCCCCATGGTGGTGCAGTTCAAGGATCTCCTGCTCAAGGAGCTGAAGTAA
- a CDS encoding flavin reductase family protein, with protein sequence MAAAPDSATHLAIDPSAPGAEMDPYDVLIHAVAPRPIAFVSTLSSDGRPNLAPFSFFMAGGANPPSICFSPNTKDDGTPKDTLRNIQETGEFVVHIVNHSMGPGMSATSKPLPHGESEWPLSGFTQMPSLKVKPPRVAEAPFALECRLHQIVPHGSGGDAANYIIGEVVMFHVASELVSDGSIDTTKVDYLARLGGAWYLRATPDSLFTMKRPV encoded by the coding sequence ATGGCTGCCGCTCCCGATTCCGCCACCCATCTTGCCATCGATCCTTCCGCGCCCGGTGCGGAGATGGATCCGTATGATGTGCTCATCCACGCCGTGGCCCCGCGACCCATCGCGTTTGTTTCCACCCTCTCCAGCGACGGCAGGCCGAACCTCGCGCCCTTCTCCTTCTTCATGGCGGGTGGCGCCAATCCCCCGAGCATCTGCTTCTCTCCGAACACCAAGGACGACGGCACGCCGAAGGACACATTGCGCAACATTCAGGAGACAGGCGAGTTCGTGGTGCACATCGTGAATCACTCCATGGGACCCGGCATGTCGGCGACCTCGAAGCCGTTGCCGCATGGCGAGAGTGAGTGGCCTCTGAGTGGTTTTACCCAGATGCCTTCGCTGAAGGTGAAGCCGCCTCGCGTGGCGGAGGCGCCCTTCGCCCTGGAATGCCGCCTGCATCAAATCGTGCCGCATGGCAGTGGCGGTGATGCCGCGAACTACATCATCGGCGAGGTGGTGATGTTTCACGTAGCCTCCGAACTGGTGAGTGACGGAAGCATTGATACCACCAAGGTCGACTACCTCGCACGCCTCGGTGGCGCGTGGTACCTGCGTGCCACACCGGACTCGCTTTTCACGATGAAGCGGCCTGTCTGA
- a CDS encoding Bax inhibitor-1/YccA family protein — MRTSNPTLSDSTFSKVAAGVTNPMTLQGTVNKTALLLMILLVPAAYTWNATMANPAASGMYIAVGAIVGLILAVITSFKMEWSPITAPLYAAAEGVFLGAISARYNMVYEGIVLQAVMLTCGTLLGLLAAYSMRLIKATENFKLGIVAATGGIMLVYLATMVLRMFNIDIPYIHGSGTVGIGFSVVVVIIAALNLVMDFDFIENGCAQGAPKYMEWYASFGLLVTLVWLYLEMLRLLAKLADRK; from the coding sequence ATGAGAACTTCGAATCCCACCCTCTCAGATTCCACTTTCTCGAAGGTGGCCGCGGGCGTCACCAATCCCATGACCCTTCAGGGCACGGTGAACAAGACGGCCTTGCTGCTCATGATTCTGCTCGTGCCCGCAGCCTACACCTGGAATGCGACCATGGCGAATCCTGCAGCGTCAGGCATGTACATCGCCGTGGGAGCCATTGTGGGCCTCATCCTTGCCGTGATCACCAGCTTCAAGATGGAGTGGTCACCCATCACCGCACCTCTCTATGCGGCAGCGGAAGGTGTCTTTCTGGGAGCCATCTCAGCAAGGTACAACATGGTGTATGAGGGCATCGTGCTGCAGGCAGTGATGCTGACCTGCGGCACGCTCTTGGGCCTGCTCGCGGCGTATTCCATGCGGCTCATCAAGGCCACGGAGAACTTCAAACTTGGCATCGTGGCCGCGACGGGGGGCATCATGCTGGTGTACCTGGCGACCATGGTTCTCCGGATGTTCAACATTGATATCCCCTACATCCATGGCTCCGGCACCGTCGGTATCGGATTCAGCGTGGTGGTGGTCATCATCGCCGCATTGAATCTCGTGATGGACTTCGACTTCATTGAAAACGGCTGTGCCCAGGGCGCGCCGAAGTACATGGAGTGGTATGCCTCCTTTGGCCTGCTGGTCACACTGGTGTGGCTGTATCTGGAGATGTTGCGTCTGCTCGCAAAGCTGGCGGATCGGAAGTAG
- a CDS encoding VOC family protein, which translates to MKAYSVTPVFQVSNLDAALKHYTEVLGFTEDFRFGEYAGVRMGDACLHLCAHRIHNRPVGGGTTCIFCDEVDDYCARIKALGAHVKTEPQDYPYGMRDFMVVDPDGNHLSFGCAIGGG; encoded by the coding sequence GTGAAGGCTTACAGCGTCACACCTGTCTTCCAGGTTTCAAATCTGGATGCCGCTTTGAAGCACTACACCGAAGTCCTCGGGTTCACCGAGGACTTTCGTTTTGGCGAATATGCAGGCGTGCGCATGGGAGACGCGTGTCTGCACCTGTGTGCCCACCGTATTCACAATCGGCCCGTGGGAGGCGGCACCACCTGCATCTTCTGTGATGAAGTGGATGACTACTGCGCAAGGATCAAAGCGCTCGGTGCGCACGTGAAGACTGAGCCACAGGACTATCCCTATGGCATGCGTGACTTCATGGTGGTGGATCCGGATGGGAATCATCTCAGCTTTGGGTGTGCGATTGGGGGAGGCTGA